Proteins encoded within one genomic window of Corvus moneduloides isolate bCorMon1 chromosome 20, bCorMon1.pri, whole genome shotgun sequence:
- the LOC116454143 gene encoding uncharacterized protein LOC116454143, producing MRPTAPAALGARGRPRAPGTGRSAARGTEAAPLAGRGGPAPGEPRPPPAPAERHRAEGDPAAPEPRAGSARSGRDDRERLGSAPHLPPAGPAALTSAPRGSDRRGSVGPCRQPSPQIAIPPQKFPGGRECSRARHSVPGHGRKHPQMRWYYTDLCMQFLLALIVELVVKRQTLEKLQLRKDLLEQEKDEFAVALGKAERSVAELTGAQNKLNAERTDLQAAAAKMSSINEALALDKVQLNKHVWQLEQEKEVLSAKVDEMEREKISEQEKLNFCERANEELCVEKARLEQLLKEAEEQQEQLWMELRTLGEEEAETQEKFRQVRPKM from the exons ATGCGACCCACGGCACCGGCGGCACTCGGCGcccgggggcggccccgcgctcCCGGAACCGGGCGGAGCGCGGCTCGCGGCACGGAAGCGGCTCCTCTGGCAGGCaggggcggccccgcgccgggagagccccgcccgcccccggcgcCTGCCGAGCGGCACCGGGCCGAGGGGGACCCGGCGGCGCCCGAGCCCCGCGCAGGGAGCGCACGCAGCGGGCGGGACGACAGGGAGCGGCTCGGCTCCGCGCCTCATCTCCCGCCTGCCGGCCCGGCGGCGCTCACCTCGGCTCCGCGCGGCTCGGACCGGCGCGGCTCCGTCGGTCCCTGTCGGCAGCCCAGCCCCCAAATTGCCATTCCTCCTCAGAAATTCCCCGGGGGCCGGGAGTGCTCCCGCGCGAGACATTCGGTGCCGGGGCACGGCCGGAAGCACCCTCAAATGCGGTG gtattacacagatttgtgtaTGCAGTTTCTATTGGCTCTTATTGTTGAGTTGGTAGTCAAGAGACAGACACTGGAGAAATTGCAGCTTCGGAAGGATCTGCTGGAGCAAGAGAAGGATGAGTTTGCTGTGGCTCTGGGGAAG GCAGAGCGGTCAGTGGCAGAGCTGACAGGGGCTCAGAACAAGCTGAATGCTGAAAGAACTGATCtacaggctgcagcagcaaagatgAGCAGCATCAATGAAGCTCTTGCATTGGACAAAGTGCAGCTGAACAAACATGTGTGGCAG CTGGAGCAAGAGAAGGAAGTTTTGTCTGCTAAAGTGGAcgagatggagagagaaaagatcTCTGAGCAGGAGAAGCTGAACTTCTGTGAAAGAGCAAACGAAGAGCTCTGCGTAGAGAAAGCCCGCCtagagcagctgctgaaggaagcAGAGGAGCAACAGGAGCAGTTGTGGATGGAGCTGAGGAcactgggagaagaggaagcagaaaCCCAGGAGAAATTCCGTCAGGTGAGACCAAAAATGTAG